A genomic window from Microvirga sp. TS319 includes:
- a CDS encoding 2OG-Fe(II) oxygenase yields the protein MTDTADSAIVKPAYRVLQVGDPAPWFTQNSTSNPRYHFEAAAGRYLVLCFYGTGSDEVGREALRTVQETHRHLFDDDKIALFGVSVDPSDLSEQRARQILPGIRHFWDFDASIGRLYGAIPHDAEPGRREVPTRRFWMVLNPTLRIRAIFPFKSDGSDREEVMAYLRDLPPVDRFAGFEMPAPILVIPDVFEPALCRHLIGLYQTHGGQESGFMREVDGRTVPAHDPDHKRRKDFTITDPELIGQLQRRILRRVNPEIEKVHFFTPTRMERYIVSCYAAEDGGHFRPHRDNTTKGTAHRRFAVSINLNDDFEGGEVSFPEYGSRSYKAPLGGAVVFSAPLLHAVSKVTAGRRFAFLPFLYDEAAAKVREANNAALGEGVGAYRA from the coding sequence ATGACCGATACTGCCGATTCTGCCATCGTGAAGCCCGCCTATCGCGTCCTGCAGGTCGGCGATCCCGCCCCCTGGTTCACGCAAAATTCGACGAGCAATCCCCGCTATCACTTCGAAGCGGCGGCTGGGCGTTATCTAGTCCTCTGCTTTTACGGGACGGGATCGGACGAGGTCGGGCGGGAGGCTCTGAGAACCGTCCAGGAAACGCACCGGCATCTCTTCGATGACGACAAGATCGCCCTGTTCGGGGTGAGCGTCGATCCGTCGGATCTGTCGGAGCAGCGGGCCCGCCAGATCCTGCCCGGAATCCGGCATTTCTGGGACTTCGACGCAAGCATCGGCCGGCTCTACGGCGCCATCCCGCACGATGCCGAGCCGGGCCGGAGGGAGGTCCCAACGCGCCGGTTCTGGATGGTGCTCAATCCGACGCTTCGCATCCGCGCCATCTTCCCGTTCAAGAGCGACGGCAGCGACCGCGAGGAGGTGATGGCCTATCTGCGCGACCTGCCGCCGGTCGACCGCTTCGCCGGTTTCGAGATGCCGGCGCCCATCCTCGTCATTCCGGACGTGTTCGAGCCCGCCCTCTGCCGGCATCTCATCGGCCTCTATCAGACGCACGGGGGGCAGGAATCGGGCTTCATGCGCGAGGTCGACGGCAGGACCGTTCCGGCGCACGATCCGGACCACAAGCGGCGCAAGGACTTCACCATCACGGATCCCGAGCTGATCGGGCAGTTGCAGCGCCGCATCCTTCGCCGCGTCAATCCCGAGATCGAGAAGGTGCACTTCTTCACCCCGACCCGCATGGAGCGCTATATCGTCTCCTGCTACGCGGCGGAGGATGGCGGACATTTCCGTCCGCATCGCGACAACACCACCAAGGGGACGGCCCACCGGCGCTTTGCCGTATCGATCAACCTCAACGACGATTTCGAGGGCGGGGAGGTGAGCTTCCCCGAATACGGATCGCGCAGCTACAAGGCCCCGCTCGGAGGCGCCGTCGTATTCTCGGCTCCGCTGCTTCACGCCGTGTCCAAAGTCACCGCGGGGCGGCGCTTCGCCTTCCTGCCCTTCCTCTATGACGAGGCTGCCGCCAAGGTCCGTGAAGCGAACAATGCTGCCCTTGGGGAGGGGGTGGGAGCCTACAGAGCCTGA
- the cobS gene encoding cobaltochelatase subunit CobS, which translates to MTAQTDTTTLLPDMKVSVRQVFGIDSDLEVPAFSQAEEHVPDLDPDYLFDRETTLAILAGFARNRRVMITGYHGTGKSTHIEQVAARLNWPCVRVNLDSHVSRIDLVGKDAIVLQEGKQVTAFQDGILPWALQHNVALVFDEYDAGRPDVMFVIQRVLEQSGKLTLLDQKRVIRPHPAFRLFATANTVGLGDTSGLYHGTQQINQGQMDRWSIVTTLNYLPHDKEVDIVLSKAKHYQDSPEGRDIVNKMVRVADLTRSAFMNGDLSTVMSPRTVITWAENAEIFGDTGFAFRVTFLNKCDELERALVAEFYQRSFGKELPESAVNMVLS; encoded by the coding sequence ATGACGGCACAAACCGATACAACGACCCTACTGCCGGATATGAAGGTCTCCGTGCGACAGGTCTTCGGCATCGATTCGGATCTGGAAGTTCCGGCCTTCTCCCAAGCGGAAGAGCATGTGCCCGATCTCGATCCGGATTATCTGTTCGACCGGGAGACCACGCTGGCCATTCTGGCAGGTTTCGCGCGCAACCGCCGCGTGATGATCACGGGCTACCACGGCACGGGCAAGTCCACCCATATCGAGCAGGTGGCCGCCCGCCTCAACTGGCCCTGCGTCCGCGTGAACCTGGACAGCCATGTGTCCCGCATCGACCTGGTCGGCAAGGACGCCATCGTCCTCCAGGAGGGCAAGCAGGTGACCGCCTTCCAGGACGGCATTCTTCCCTGGGCGCTGCAGCACAACGTGGCCCTGGTCTTCGACGAGTACGATGCCGGCCGTCCCGACGTGATGTTCGTGATCCAGCGCGTGCTTGAGCAGTCCGGCAAGCTCACGCTGCTCGATCAGAAGCGCGTCATCCGTCCTCACCCCGCCTTCCGCCTCTTCGCCACCGCCAACACGGTAGGCCTGGGCGATACCTCGGGCCTGTATCACGGCACGCAGCAGATCAACCAGGGCCAGATGGACCGCTGGTCCATCGTCACCACGCTCAATTATCTGCCGCACGACAAGGAGGTGGACATCGTCCTCTCCAAGGCGAAGCATTATCAGGACAGCCCGGAAGGGCGCGACATCGTCAACAAGATGGTGCGCGTGGCCGATCTCACCCGCAGCGCCTTCATGAACGGGGATCTCTCCACCGTCATGAGCCCGCGCACGGTGATCACCTGGGCCGAGAATGCCGAGATCTTCGGCGATACGGGCTTCGCCTTCCGCGTCACCTTCCTCAACAAGTGCGACGAACTGGAACGCGCCCTCGTGGCCGAGTTCTATCAGCGCTCCTTCGGCAAGGAGCTGCCGGAGAGCGCCGTGAACATGGTGCTGTCGTAA
- a CDS encoding J domain-containing protein, which yields MDLNSPLFDRIRIKPSCEEPRDTKGPACEHPGCKASGEYRAPKGRDREGQYWRFCLQHVREYNASYNYFSGMSDSAVAAYQKDAIIGHRPTWAMGVNASGKAEETEPKQDTRDWAYFDPLGILRGEDFTQARGRRTQAEPRRPRYTGAVRRALDILGLDETADGPAIKAQYKSLVKRFHPDANGGDRSFEERLRDIIKAHDTLKSAGLC from the coding sequence ATGGATCTCAACTCGCCACTTTTCGACCGAATCCGGATTAAGCCTTCCTGCGAGGAGCCGCGGGACACGAAGGGACCTGCCTGCGAGCATCCCGGCTGCAAGGCCTCGGGTGAATACCGCGCGCCCAAGGGACGGGACCGAGAGGGCCAGTATTGGCGCTTCTGCCTCCAGCACGTGCGCGAGTACAACGCATCCTACAACTATTTTTCCGGCATGTCCGATTCGGCCGTCGCAGCCTATCAGAAGGACGCGATCATCGGGCACCGCCCCACCTGGGCCATGGGCGTGAACGCCTCCGGCAAGGCCGAGGAGACGGAACCGAAACAGGACACCCGCGACTGGGCATATTTCGATCCCCTGGGAATCCTCCGGGGGGAGGATTTCACCCAGGCGCGCGGCCGCAGGACGCAAGCCGAGCCCCGGCGCCCCCGCTATACGGGCGCTGTCCGACGGGCGCTGGACATCCTCGGGTTGGACGAAACGGCCGACGGGCCCGCCATCAAGGCCCAGTACAAGTCCCTGGTGAAACGCTTCCACCCGGATGCCAATGGCGGGGACCGCTCCTTCGAGGAGCGGCTTCGCGACATCATCAAGGCGCACGACACCCTCAAAAGCGCCGGTCTGTGCTGA
- a CDS encoding TIGR00730 family Rossman fold protein, translating into MRLCVFCGSSAGQDPVYVETARVLGETLARNGIELVYGGASVGLMGAVADAVLAAGGRVVGVMPQSLVDKEIAHAGLSELRVVGSMHERKALMAELSDGFIALPGGLGTFEELFEVWTWAQLGYHKKPCALLNAAGFYDKLADFLDDVVERGFVKPIHRAMLIVHDEPAALIDEIRRYEPPKVTKWIKAGER; encoded by the coding sequence ATGCGTCTTTGCGTCTTCTGCGGCTCCAGCGCGGGCCAGGATCCCGTCTATGTCGAGACCGCCCGCGTGCTGGGCGAGACCCTGGCGCGAAACGGCATCGAGCTCGTCTATGGCGGCGCCTCGGTCGGCCTGATGGGCGCCGTGGCGGATGCGGTGCTGGCCGCCGGCGGCCGCGTGGTCGGCGTGATGCCCCAATCCCTTGTCGACAAGGAGATCGCCCATGCGGGCCTGAGCGAGTTGCGGGTGGTCGGCTCGATGCATGAGCGCAAGGCCCTGATGGCCGAGCTGTCCGACGGCTTCATCGCCCTGCCGGGCGGCCTTGGCACCTTCGAGGAGTTATTCGAGGTCTGGACCTGGGCCCAGCTCGGCTATCACAAGAAGCCGTGCGCCCTGCTCAATGCCGCCGGCTTCTACGACAAGCTGGCGGACTTCCTCGACGACGTGGTGGAACGCGGCTTCGTCAAACCCATTCACCGCGCCATGCTGATCGTCCATGACGAACCGGCGGCCCTGATCGATGAGATTCGTCGATACGAGCCGCCGAAGGTCACGAAATGGATCAAGGCGGGCGAGCGTTGA
- a CDS encoding NUDIX domain-containing protein, translated as MIDIVTALIRNGQGHVLLVRKRGTQSFMQPGGKPEPGESDEAALMREVSEELGCTLVPGSTRALGVFEAPAANEPGQWVRARAYAARIGGSVACRAEIVEYAWVDPREPGERILAPLTRDTILPLALSLGNQAL; from the coding sequence TTGATCGATATCGTCACGGCCCTCATCCGCAACGGGCAAGGCCATGTGCTGCTCGTCCGAAAGCGCGGCACGCAGAGCTTCATGCAGCCGGGCGGCAAGCCTGAACCCGGCGAGAGCGACGAAGCGGCGCTCATGCGGGAGGTGAGCGAAGAGCTCGGCTGCACCCTCGTTCCGGGCTCTACGCGGGCGCTCGGCGTTTTCGAGGCCCCTGCCGCCAACGAGCCCGGTCAATGGGTGCGGGCCCGGGCCTATGCGGCCCGGATCGGAGGCTCCGTCGCCTGCCGGGCGGAAATCGTCGAATATGCCTGGGTGGATCCGCGCGAGCCGGGCGAGCGGATCCTCGCTCCCCTCACGCGGGACACGATCCTGCCGCTCGCCCTGTCGCTGGGGAATCAGGCTCTGTAG
- a CDS encoding serine hydrolase, translated as MNVSRALRVTAFAVAALLGGQALAAGTPALVVEVESGRVLHAERATDPWYPASITKLMTTYVALDKVRSGQLSMDTLLTVTDGAAALPPSKMGFKPGTQIRLDNALKILLVKSANDVAATIADNIGGSTDGFAALMNAQAQRLGMTGSHFANPHGLPDERNQTTARDMAILARALLREFPEYQDLFHIGAVQFGRRIMRNTNGLIGRYPGADGMKTGFICSSGFNVVATATRNGRHLITVVLGAPSANERTMQAAELFDRGFNSRVNFTNPELTALPASANATPPDMRSVICDRRGPVPQEEDAPVVAEDDTSNIPNLFSSDVMAFAGDTQKPVRTVLGPRTAVQPERVWVGLNPPSEAELAAQAAAEEAAEQARQKKRAASSKKNGKQAAKKPDVTPVIEEGDKAKSKGRVSVTVKPVAGQDKKAPAKKDQKAQASSKAKSAAN; from the coding sequence ATGAACGTTAGCCGAGCCCTTCGCGTGACCGCCTTTGCCGTGGCCGCCCTTCTGGGCGGTCAGGCTTTGGCCGCCGGAACCCCCGCCCTCGTGGTCGAGGTCGAGTCCGGCCGCGTGCTGCACGCGGAGCGAGCGACGGATCCGTGGTATCCGGCCTCCATCACCAAGCTCATGACAACCTATGTCGCCCTCGACAAAGTGCGCTCCGGACAGCTGAGCATGGATACCCTCCTGACGGTGACCGACGGCGCCGCCGCACTGCCGCCCTCCAAGATGGGCTTCAAGCCGGGCACCCAGATCCGCCTCGACAACGCCCTCAAGATCTTGCTGGTGAAATCGGCGAACGATGTGGCGGCCACCATCGCGGATAATATCGGAGGATCGACCGACGGTTTCGCGGCGCTCATGAACGCCCAGGCGCAGCGGCTCGGCATGACGGGCAGCCATTTCGCCAATCCGCACGGCCTGCCCGACGAGCGCAACCAGACCACCGCCCGCGACATGGCGATCCTCGCCCGTGCCTTGCTGCGGGAGTTTCCCGAATATCAGGACCTGTTCCATATCGGTGCGGTGCAGTTCGGCCGTCGGATCATGCGCAACACCAACGGCCTCATCGGCCGCTATCCGGGTGCCGACGGCATGAAGACCGGCTTCATCTGCTCGTCCGGCTTCAACGTGGTGGCCACCGCCACCCGCAACGGCCGCCACCTGATCACGGTCGTGCTCGGCGCGCCTTCCGCCAACGAGCGGACGATGCAGGCCGCCGAACTGTTCGACCGCGGCTTCAACAGCCGCGTGAACTTCACGAATCCCGAACTCACCGCTCTGCCAGCCTCGGCCAACGCGACGCCGCCCGATATGCGCTCGGTGATCTGCGACCGCCGCGGGCCGGTGCCGCAGGAAGAAGATGCTCCGGTGGTGGCCGAGGACGACACCTCGAACATTCCCAATCTCTTCTCGTCCGACGTCATGGCCTTCGCGGGCGATACGCAGAAGCCCGTGCGCACGGTGCTTGGCCCCCGCACCGCCGTGCAGCCCGAGCGCGTCTGGGTCGGCCTGAATCCGCCTTCGGAGGCAGAGCTTGCCGCGCAGGCTGCGGCCGAGGAGGCGGCCGAACAGGCCCGTCAGAAGAAGAGAGCGGCCTCCTCTAAGAAGAATGGCAAGCAGGCGGCCAAGAAGCCGGACGTGACGCCCGTGATCGAGGAGGGCGACAAGGCCAAGTCCAAAGGCCGCGTCAGCGTTACCGTGAAGCCGGTGGCGGGCCAGGACAAGAAAGCGCCCGCCAAGAAGGACCAGAAGGCGCAAGCATCCTCGAAGGCCAAGTCGGCCGCGAACTGA
- a CDS encoding BolA family protein translates to MTLHHWITQTLQERLHPSQLTVTDESEQHRGHGGWREGGETHFRLHIVSEAFSGKSRVERHRLVNEVLKEAFDKGLHALAVHAKAPGE, encoded by the coding sequence ATGACCCTTCATCACTGGATCACGCAAACTCTGCAGGAGCGCCTGCACCCGTCCCAACTGACCGTCACGGACGAGTCGGAACAGCATCGCGGTCACGGCGGATGGCGGGAGGGGGGTGAAACTCACTTCAGGCTTCATATCGTGTCTGAGGCCTTCTCCGGCAAGAGCCGGGTCGAGCGCCACCGCCTCGTCAACGAGGTGCTGAAGGAGGCCTTCGACAAGGGCCTGCACGCCCTGGCCGTCCATGCCAAGGCGCCGGGCGAGTAG
- a CDS encoding acetyl-CoA acetyltransferase, with the protein MTACIVGWAHTPFGKLDAESVESLIVRVTNEALDHAGIGPEDVDEVVLGHFNGGFSPQEFTASLVFQASDKFRFKPATRVENACATGSAAVHQAIKTIEAKRARTVLVVGVEQMTRTPGPEIGNILLKASYLPEDGDTQGGFAGVFGKIAGQYFQRYGDQSDALALIAAKNHKNGVDNPYAQMRKDLGFAFCRAESEKNPFVAGPLKRTDCSLVSDGAAALVIADTETALRMRRAVAFRASAHAQDFLPMSKRDIVDFEGCAEAWRRALDQAGIQLSDLSFVETHDCFTIAELIEYEAMGLTPRGQGAIAVKEGWTNRDGRLPVNPSGGLKSKGHPIGATGVSMHALSAMQLCEEAGGIQVRNPVLGGIFNMGGAAVANYVSVLERIK; encoded by the coding sequence ATGACCGCCTGCATCGTCGGTTGGGCCCATACGCCCTTCGGCAAGCTCGACGCCGAGAGCGTCGAGAGCCTCATCGTCCGCGTGACCAACGAAGCGTTGGACCACGCGGGAATCGGCCCGGAGGATGTGGACGAGGTGGTGCTCGGCCATTTCAACGGCGGGTTCTCGCCCCAGGAATTCACGGCCTCCCTGGTGTTCCAGGCGAGCGATAAATTCCGCTTCAAGCCCGCCACCCGGGTGGAGAATGCCTGCGCCACGGGCTCCGCAGCCGTCCACCAGGCCATCAAAACCATCGAGGCGAAGCGCGCCAGGACGGTGCTGGTCGTGGGCGTCGAGCAGATGACCCGCACGCCGGGGCCGGAGATCGGCAATATCCTGCTCAAGGCCTCCTATCTGCCGGAGGACGGTGACACGCAGGGAGGATTCGCCGGCGTGTTCGGCAAGATCGCGGGCCAGTATTTCCAGCGCTACGGCGATCAATCCGATGCGCTGGCGCTGATCGCTGCCAAGAACCACAAGAACGGCGTGGACAATCCCTATGCGCAGATGCGCAAGGATCTCGGCTTCGCGTTCTGCCGCGCCGAGAGCGAGAAGAATCCGTTCGTGGCCGGTCCCCTGAAGCGGACCGACTGCTCGCTCGTCTCCGACGGCGCGGCCGCTCTTGTGATCGCCGACACGGAAACGGCGCTTCGCATGCGCCGCGCCGTCGCCTTCCGGGCGAGCGCGCACGCGCAGGATTTCCTGCCCATGTCGAAGCGCGACATCGTCGATTTCGAGGGCTGCGCAGAAGCGTGGCGGCGGGCGCTGGACCAGGCCGGAATCCAGCTCTCCGACCTCTCCTTCGTCGAAACCCACGATTGCTTCACCATCGCCGAGCTCATCGAATACGAGGCGATGGGGCTCACCCCGCGCGGGCAGGGGGCGATCGCCGTCAAGGAAGGCTGGACGAACCGCGACGGCCGGCTGCCGGTGAATCCCTCCGGCGGCCTCAAGTCCAAGGGACATCCCATCGGCGCGACTGGCGTGTCCATGCATGCCCTGTCGGCCATGCAGCTCTGCGAGGAGGCCGGCGGCATCCAGGTCAGGAACCCGGTGCTGGGCGGCATTTTCAACATGGGAGGCGCGGCGGTCGCCAATTACGTGAGCGTGCTCGAGCGAATCAAATAG
- the cobT gene encoding cobaltochelatase subunit CobT has product MSISNRKPGEKKEAPAEPLKRSIAGAMKAIARKPDLEVAFASDRPVLMGQEKARLPEPPRRLTPQDVAILRGNADSMALRLACHDVGLHRRLAPEGQAARAAFDAVEQARVESIGSRRMAGISSNITAMLEDRYHRGGKYEEITDRADAPIEDALALMVRERLTGQKPPAAAAKIVDLWRDFIEERAGRNLDGLLKNIDSQRDFARGIREMLSSLDMAEDVSLDQEDEENEEDNESEQQEQQGEGESEQESQGDRADVEVSEDSSDDIEEGATEEADGPSGELPEEADEADSDEAGESWRPPSRSNEARGPDYKAYTNKFDEIIHAEDLCDADELTRLRAYLDKQLAHLQGVVGRLANRLQRRLMAQQNRSWEFDLEEGTLDPVRLPRIIMDPFQPLSFKQEQDTNFRDTVVTLLLDNSGSMRGRPITVAATCADILARTLERCGVKVEILGFTTRAWKGGQSRETWLQSGKPANPGRLNDLRHIIYKSADAPWRRARKNLGLMMREGLLKENIDGEALDWAHKRLLGRPEQRRILMVISDGAPVDDSTLSVNPGNYLERHLRYIIEEIETRSPVELIAIGIGHDVTRYYRRAVTIVDAEELGGVMTEKLAELFEENAQPARGAPRRRAHA; this is encoded by the coding sequence ATGTCCATCTCGAACCGCAAGCCGGGTGAGAAGAAGGAAGCGCCGGCGGAGCCACTGAAGCGCTCCATCGCCGGAGCCATGAAGGCCATCGCCCGCAAGCCCGATCTGGAGGTCGCCTTCGCGTCCGACCGGCCGGTGCTCATGGGCCAGGAGAAGGCCCGCCTGCCCGAGCCGCCCCGCCGGCTCACGCCCCAGGATGTCGCCATTCTCCGCGGTAACGCGGATTCCATGGCCCTGAGGCTCGCCTGTCACGATGTCGGTCTCCACCGGCGGCTCGCCCCCGAGGGGCAGGCCGCCCGCGCCGCGTTCGACGCGGTGGAGCAGGCGCGCGTGGAATCCATCGGATCGCGGCGCATGGCCGGTATTTCGTCCAACATCACGGCGATGCTGGAGGACCGCTATCACCGCGGCGGCAAATACGAGGAGATCACCGATCGCGCCGATGCGCCCATCGAGGATGCGCTGGCGCTCATGGTGCGCGAGCGGCTGACCGGCCAGAAGCCGCCCGCTGCCGCCGCCAAGATCGTCGATCTCTGGCGCGACTTCATCGAGGAGCGCGCGGGCAGGAACCTCGACGGGCTGTTGAAGAACATCGACAGCCAGCGCGATTTCGCGCGCGGCATCCGCGAGATGCTCTCCTCCCTGGACATGGCCGAGGACGTGTCCCTCGACCAGGAGGACGAGGAGAACGAGGAAGACAACGAATCCGAGCAGCAGGAGCAGCAGGGCGAGGGCGAATCCGAGCAGGAATCGCAAGGCGACCGCGCCGATGTCGAGGTCAGCGAGGATTCGAGCGACGACATCGAGGAGGGCGCAACCGAGGAGGCCGATGGTCCTTCCGGCGAGTTGCCCGAGGAGGCGGACGAGGCGGATTCGGACGAGGCCGGCGAGTCCTGGCGTCCGCCGTCCCGCTCCAACGAGGCGCGCGGACCCGACTACAAGGCCTATACGAACAAGTTCGACGAGATCATCCATGCGGAGGATCTCTGCGATGCGGATGAGCTGACGCGCCTGCGCGCCTATCTCGACAAGCAGCTCGCCCATCTTCAGGGTGTGGTGGGGCGTCTCGCCAACCGTCTGCAGCGCCGCCTGATGGCGCAGCAGAACCGCTCCTGGGAGTTCGACCTGGAAGAGGGAACGCTCGATCCGGTGCGCCTACCGCGCATCATCATGGATCCGTTCCAGCCCTTGAGCTTCAAGCAGGAACAGGACACCAATTTCCGCGATACGGTGGTGACGCTGCTGCTCGATAATTCCGGCTCCATGCGCGGACGTCCGATCACGGTGGCGGCGACCTGCGCTGATATTCTCGCGCGCACGCTGGAGCGCTGCGGCGTGAAGGTGGAGATCCTCGGCTTCACGACCCGCGCCTGGAAGGGCGGACAGTCCCGCGAGACGTGGCTGCAGAGCGGCAAACCGGCCAATCCCGGACGTCTCAACGATCTGCGCCACATCATCTACAAGTCTGCGGATGCGCCCTGGCGGCGCGCGCGCAAGAACCTGGGCCTGATGATGCGCGAAGGCCTGCTAAAGGAAAACATCGACGGCGAGGCGCTCGACTGGGCGCACAAGCGCCTGCTCGGCCGGCCCGAGCAGCGGCGCATCCTGATGGTGATCTCCGACGGCGCGCCGGTGGACGACTCGACGCTTTCCGTCAATCCGGGCAATTACCTCGAGCGGCATCTGCGCTACATCATCGAGGAAATCGAGACCCGCTCGCCGGTCGAGCTCATCGCCATCGGCATCGGCCACGATGTAACGCGCTATTACCGCCGTGCCGTGACCATCGTCGACGCGGAGGAACTCGGCGGCGTGATGACCGAAAAGCTGGCGGAGCTGTTCGAGGAAAACGCGCAGCCTGCGCGAGGAGCGCCCCGTCGACGGGCTCACGCGTGA
- a CDS encoding DMT family transporter, producing MTRSAHASGLVLAIGSAGLYGFNIVFARMASFAGASGSAIVVYRVFVMLALVAAVALIARRSLAMVEKERGPLLLLGIASAMQGICYLSSVAFIPVTVAAVVFYTYPIIIVLTNPLVEKTPLTPELLGVAAVASAGVCLVVGPAFTGLDWRGLALAFGGSVGTAVQFFAAARCPKSDVVAKVFWVQLIVLPTAILVSLVAGQLAPPSTLALAPFAVTMTIGGYVGGFVLQLLALGRIPAVAAGIVFCTEPVVASVVSALILDEVLSPIQVAGGALVLAAIITNVLLEQRRLKNAHLIPIAD from the coding sequence ATGACGCGCTCCGCCCACGCCTCCGGCCTCGTCCTCGCCATCGGCTCCGCCGGCCTGTACGGCTTCAACATCGTCTTCGCGCGCATGGCCTCCTTTGCCGGCGCCAGCGGGTCGGCCATCGTGGTCTACCGCGTTTTCGTGATGCTGGCGCTCGTGGCCGCCGTGGCCCTGATCGCGCGGCGTTCGCTCGCCATGGTCGAAAAGGAGCGAGGGCCGCTTCTTCTGCTCGGCATCGCCAGCGCCATGCAGGGCATCTGCTATCTGTCCTCCGTCGCCTTCATTCCGGTGACGGTCGCCGCAGTGGTCTTCTACACCTATCCGATTATCATCGTCCTTACGAACCCGCTCGTGGAGAAGACGCCGCTGACGCCTGAGCTTCTTGGCGTAGCCGCGGTCGCATCCGCGGGCGTCTGCCTGGTCGTGGGCCCGGCCTTCACGGGGCTCGACTGGCGTGGCCTGGCGCTTGCCTTCGGCGGCAGCGTGGGAACGGCCGTCCAGTTCTTCGCGGCGGCGCGCTGCCCGAAATCGGATGTGGTGGCGAAGGTGTTCTGGGTTCAGCTGATCGTACTGCCCACCGCCATCCTCGTCAGCCTCGTGGCGGGGCAGCTCGCGCCGCCATCGACCCTGGCCCTGGCCCCTTTTGCGGTCACGATGACCATCGGCGGCTATGTCGGCGGCTTCGTGCTCCAGCTCTTGGCTCTCGGGCGGATCCCGGCGGTCGCGGCCGGCATCGTCTTCTGCACGGAGCCTGTGGTCGCCTCCGTCGTCTCGGCCCTGATCCTGGACGAGGTCCTTTCTCCGATACAGGTCGCAGGCGGAGCCCTTGTGCTGGCCGCCATCATCACCAACGTTCTTCTGGAACAGCGCCGCCTGAAGAACGCCCATCTGATTCCGATTGCGGATTAA